The following are encoded in a window of Panthera leo isolate Ple1 chromosome B2, P.leo_Ple1_pat1.1, whole genome shotgun sequence genomic DNA:
- the SAYSD1 gene encoding SAYSvFN domain-containing protein 1, producing MEQRLAEFREARKRAGLAAEPNTSSRSAQTSGKKAEAAATPKAAPGWLKRFLVWKPRPANIRAQPSLAQEVAQPGSSTSQPPRNEAIPLPSPQDQSFLINITFLKVLLWLVLLGLFVELEFGLAYFVLSLFYWMYVGTRGPEERKEGEKSAYSVFNPGCEAIQGTLTAEQLERELQFRPLEGR from the exons ATGGAACAGCGGTTAGCCGAGTTCCGAGAGGCCAGGAAACGGGCCGGGCTGGCGGCCGAACCCAACACTTCGAGCCGGAGTGCACAAACCTCAGGGAAGAAGGCGGAAGCAGCTGCGACTCCAAAGGCAGCTCCAGGCTGGCTAAAACGGTTCCTGGTGTGGAAACCGAGGCCCGCGAATATCCGGGCCCAGCCCAGCCTCGCTCAG GAAGTGGCTCAGCCGGGGAGCAGCACGTCACAGCCACCACGGAACGAAGCCATTCCTCTGCCTTCACCACAGGACCAGTCTTTCCTGATCAACATCACTTTCTTGAAGGTTCTTCTCTGGTTGGTCTTGCTGGGATTGTTTGTGGAGCTGGAATTTGGCCTGGCCTATTTTGTCCTCTCCTTGTTCTACTGGATGTATGTCGGGACACGAGGCCccgaagagaggaaagagggagagaagagcgCCTACTCGGTATTCAACCCAGGCTGCGAAGCCATCCAGGGCACCCTGACAGCAGAGCAGTTGGAACGTGAGTTACAGTTTAGACCCCTCGAGGGGAGATAG